The following proteins are co-located in the Eriocheir sinensis breed Jianghai 21 chromosome 34, ASM2467909v1, whole genome shotgun sequence genome:
- the LOC127007216 gene encoding uncharacterized protein LOC127007216, with the protein MQVMLFVTVLMWAPHCLAHVGPSGPDTPAPPAPSHTSPPGPPAAAPAPPGTQSLAPDYLKECAAGDLLPGPTCTSFLMCVGGRTYATRRVKFDCAPGTVFDPQLGICISSSKSECKLVGVAPPGTPPNTIPSPVGPTGTIACIQYQLDPTSIYECLEEGFFPSLSDCSGFYKCLITMGCTIKGFLFRCPAGYLFDNRLKRCEKEEIIGPCERVMDDVGQTHEVRPVVEIKPEKLDQFFETQTYWDFMPFMPNETQRVVPMQPSSFSRAPGVGVFMPQV; encoded by the exons ATGCAG GTGATGTTGTTTGTGACAGTTTTGATGTGGGCGCCTCACTGCCTCGCCCATGTCG GCCCATCTGGCCCCGACACGCCAGCCCCCCCAGCCCCAAGCCACACCTCACCTCCCGGGCCTCCTGCAGCAGCGCCAGCCCCGCCAGGCACCCAGTCCCTCGCCCCTGACTACCTGAAAGAATGTGCCGCAGGCGACCTCCTTCCGGGCCCTACCTGTACCTCCTTCCTCAT gtgtgtgggtggcCGCACCTATGCAACAAGAAGAGTGAAGTTTGACTGTGCTCCTGGGACAGTCTTTGACCCTCAGCTGGGCATCTGTATCTCCAGCTCAAAATCTGAGTGCAAATTAGTAGGAGTGGCCCCTCCTGGTACACCCCCCAATACAATTCCCAGTCCTGTGGGGCCAACGGGGACTATAGCCTGCATACAATATCAG CTGGACCCAACCTCCATATATGAGTGCCTGGAGGAgggtttcttcccctccctctcagaCTGCTCAGGCTTCTACAAGTGTTTGATTACCATGGGCTGCACAATAAAAG GGTTCCTCTTCCGCTGCCCAGCTGGGTACCTCTTTGACAACAGACTCAAGAGgtgtgagaaggaagaaataattggGCCATGCGAGCGAGTGATGGACGACGTAGGACAAACTCATGAAGTCAGACCTGTGGTGGAAATCAAGCCGGAGAAACTCGACCAATTCTTCGAGACTCAGACTTACTGGGACTTCATGCCCTTCATGCCCAACGAGACTCAAAGGGTCGTACCCATGCAACCGTCCAGCTTCTCCAGAGCACCAGGCGTGGGTGTGTTCATGCCACAGGTGTAG